Proteins from one Pontibacter korlensis genomic window:
- a CDS encoding heavy metal translocating P-type ATPase has protein sequence MATVKDKKFTKATFPVEGMTCASCANSIQSMLRTREGVAEADVNFAGKTLQVAYDEREVSPAQLRETVQEIGFDILIEEKTQEELEERQAQALAKLKRKTIIAGVLALPVFVLGMFFHSAFAWGNWAMLILTAPVLLWAGQRFFVGAWLQAKHFRANMDTLVALSTGIAFVFSVFNTVYPEFFISRGLMPHVYYEAVAVIIAFILLGKYLEENAKDRSSSAIKKLMGLQPKTVRVLRGNTEMKLKVEEVQLGDRVVLLPGERVPVDGEVAAGSTYVDESMLSGEPLPVQKNPGDTLYAGTINQKGSVQLVAQKTGGETMLAHIIRLVQEAQGSKAPVQKLVDKIAGIFVPVVLVIALLTLAAWLVFGGEAYLTEALLSTISVLVIACPCALGLATPTAIMVGVGRGAENGILIKDAESLEHAHKVNAVILDKTGTITLGKPSVTDVVWAQDMAAKEQLETLFFSMEAQSEHPIAQAIYNFYKEKGQQATPLDSFNSLTGLGIEATYNGERYLAGNEKLLRQQGVALPEHLLQAARQLQEDAKTAIFFADGAQALAVFAVSDPIKPAAAEGIKAMQEAGLEIYMLTGDNRQTAEAVARQVAVAHYQAELLPTDKADFVKKLQAEGKVVAMVGDGINDAQALATADVSIAMGQGTDVAMEVAGITLMRSDLTQVAKAVKLSRATVQTIHQNLFWAFFYNVICIPVAAGVLFPFTGFLLSPMVAGAAMALSSVSVVANSLRLRAKNI, from the coding sequence ATGGCAACAGTAAAAGATAAAAAGTTCACTAAAGCCACCTTTCCGGTAGAGGGTATGACCTGTGCCTCCTGTGCCAACAGCATACAGAGTATGTTACGGACACGTGAGGGGGTGGCAGAGGCAGACGTGAATTTTGCCGGTAAGACCCTGCAAGTGGCCTATGATGAGAGAGAGGTAAGTCCAGCTCAGTTGCGCGAAACGGTGCAGGAGATTGGCTTTGATATACTTATTGAAGAAAAAACACAGGAGGAGCTGGAGGAAAGACAGGCTCAAGCCCTGGCTAAGCTAAAGCGGAAGACTATTATAGCAGGTGTGCTGGCTCTGCCGGTGTTTGTGCTGGGCATGTTTTTCCATAGTGCCTTTGCTTGGGGTAATTGGGCCATGCTTATACTTACAGCCCCGGTTCTGCTGTGGGCAGGGCAACGCTTCTTTGTGGGCGCATGGCTACAGGCTAAGCATTTTAGAGCGAATATGGATACGTTGGTTGCCCTTAGTACAGGTATCGCCTTTGTGTTTAGTGTATTTAATACAGTTTACCCGGAGTTCTTCATAAGCAGAGGTTTGATGCCACATGTATACTATGAGGCGGTAGCTGTGATCATTGCCTTTATACTTTTGGGTAAATACCTGGAGGAAAACGCCAAAGACCGTAGCTCTTCGGCCATCAAAAAGCTTATGGGGCTACAGCCTAAGACGGTGCGTGTACTGCGAGGCAACACAGAAATGAAGCTGAAGGTAGAGGAAGTACAGCTAGGAGACAGGGTGGTACTACTGCCTGGTGAGCGTGTACCAGTAGATGGTGAAGTGGCCGCCGGTTCAACCTATGTGGATGAGAGCATGCTGAGCGGTGAGCCACTGCCGGTACAAAAGAATCCTGGAGATACGCTTTATGCTGGTACCATCAACCAGAAAGGCAGTGTGCAGCTGGTAGCTCAGAAAACCGGTGGCGAAACCATGCTGGCTCATATTATCCGGTTGGTGCAGGAGGCGCAGGGTAGTAAGGCACCTGTACAGAAACTGGTAGACAAAATCGCTGGTATATTTGTGCCGGTAGTGCTTGTTATCGCTCTCCTTACTCTCGCTGCATGGCTAGTTTTTGGTGGTGAGGCTTATCTGACAGAGGCTTTGTTATCTACCATCTCAGTATTAGTTATTGCCTGCCCTTGTGCATTAGGTTTGGCGACACCAACAGCCATAATGGTAGGTGTGGGCAGAGGTGCAGAGAATGGCATTTTGATTAAAGATGCCGAGAGCCTGGAGCACGCGCATAAGGTAAATGCAGTTATACTTGACAAGACTGGCACTATTACCTTAGGTAAGCCTTCTGTAACAGATGTGGTGTGGGCGCAGGATATGGCAGCAAAAGAGCAGCTAGAGACACTGTTTTTTTCTATGGAGGCTCAATCAGAGCATCCAATCGCACAGGCTATCTATAACTTCTACAAAGAAAAAGGACAGCAGGCCACACCACTTGATTCGTTCAATAGCCTGACTGGCTTGGGTATAGAAGCAACTTATAATGGCGAACGCTACTTAGCAGGTAACGAAAAGCTGCTACGCCAGCAAGGTGTGGCTTTACCTGAGCACCTGTTGCAGGCAGCAAGGCAATTGCAGGAGGATGCTAAAACTGCCATCTTCTTTGCCGATGGAGCACAAGCGCTGGCTGTGTTTGCAGTAAGCGACCCAATCAAGCCAGCCGCAGCTGAAGGTATAAAGGCCATGCAGGAGGCAGGACTGGAGATATACATGCTTACCGGCGATAACCGGCAAACTGCCGAAGCCGTGGCCCGGCAGGTAGCGGTGGCGCATTATCAGGCAGAGTTACTACCAACAGACAAGGCTGACTTTGTGAAGAAGCTTCAGGCTGAAGGGAAGGTGGTAGCTATGGTGGGAGATGGTATCAACGATGCCCAGGCGCTTGCCACAGCCGATGTAAGTATAGCCATGGGGCAGGGAACAGACGTTGCCATGGAGGTAGCAGGCATTACGTTGATGCGTTCAGACCTGACACAGGTAGCCAAAGCTGTTAAGCTGTCGCGGGCAACAGTGCAGACTATACACCAGAACCTGTTTTGGGCATTCTTTTATAATGTGATATGTATACCTGTGGCTGCTGGCGTGCTTTTCCCTTTCACAGGGTTCCTGCTCAGCCCAATGGTTGCAGGTGCTGCTATGGCATTAAGCTCTGTGTCTGTTGTAGCAAACAGCCTCCGCCTCAGAGCAAAGAATATTTAA
- a CDS encoding heavy-metal-associated domain-containing protein, with translation METYKFKTNINCGNCVRAVTPHLNKLEGVQEWKVDTENPDKVLEVKADAADAQTIKSTVEKAGFQAEQL, from the coding sequence ATGGAAACCTATAAGTTTAAAACCAATATCAACTGTGGTAACTGTGTGCGTGCTGTAACTCCTCATCTGAATAAATTGGAAGGAGTACAGGAGTGGAAAGTAGACACAGAAAATCCAGACAAGGTGCTGGAGGTTAAAGCTGATGCTGCTGATGCTCAAACTATTAAAAGTACTGTAGAGAAAGCAGGTTTTCAGGCAGAGCAACTGTAA
- a CDS encoding transmembrane 220 family protein, which produces MLLKRIIAVLLGLIFLSFVAVQYNDPDPLIWMGIYGIAALLCFLSAANKVPPSVLWLAAILFAIGGVYMWPERYEGISIGGGDIKNIEEARESLGLFMGTVVFSTLALFKRIGSSRVTR; this is translated from the coding sequence ATGCTTTTAAAAAGAATAATAGCTGTTCTATTGGGGCTAATTTTCCTGTCGTTTGTAGCTGTACAGTATAATGATCCGGACCCACTTATTTGGATGGGTATCTATGGTATAGCTGCATTGCTTTGCTTCCTCTCTGCTGCTAATAAAGTGCCACCCTCTGTACTCTGGCTTGCAGCTATCTTATTTGCCATAGGAGGAGTCTACATGTGGCCTGAACGCTACGAAGGCATCAGCATTGGTGGCGGAGACATCAAAAATATTGAAGAAGCACGGGAGTCCTTAGGTTTATTCATGGGTACTGTAGTGTTTTCTACCCTTGCTCTTTTCAAAAGAATTGGCAGTAGTCGCGTTACCAGGTAA
- a CDS encoding type IX secretion system membrane protein PorP/SprF codes for MNKLLALGVMLLVAAGSAFAQQRPQYTQYTLNNYLANPAITGIEDYADLKLGTRHQWSGLEGAPQSYYLTLHMPVNKSGGSSYSGSMAKEASMKSSNIYRRVRPHHGFGLTAMSTETGPLKRGSFSASYAYHQPLTKKLRVSAGVQPGIIQYSLDPARVKLAKNSPDDPAIYDGRVNEVKFDLSMGLWLYSRNFYAGVAGAQLVPSKRQYVADNTPADNDGSLQQHYYITGGYRLDVAPYFSLVPSVMVKVAQPSPASVDATVKALYSDRLWAGITYRHKESVAAMAGININHLLDLAYSYDAGTSPLGQAHAGSHEVVLGFKLRNSRKIICPEWAW; via the coding sequence ATGAACAAACTTTTAGCCCTTGGAGTGATGCTTCTGGTTGCAGCAGGCAGTGCTTTTGCCCAGCAGCGGCCACAGTACACACAGTACACCCTCAATAATTATCTTGCTAACCCTGCCATTACAGGTATAGAAGATTATGCCGACCTGAAGCTAGGAACCCGCCATCAGTGGTCTGGATTGGAGGGGGCACCGCAGTCGTACTATTTAACGTTGCATATGCCTGTGAATAAGTCTGGGGGCAGTTCTTACAGTGGCAGCATGGCAAAGGAAGCTAGCATGAAGTCTAGTAACATTTACCGCCGTGTACGTCCGCACCACGGTTTCGGATTAACAGCAATGTCTACCGAAACAGGGCCGTTGAAGCGGGGAAGCTTTTCGGCTAGCTACGCTTACCATCAGCCATTAACCAAAAAGTTACGCGTCTCTGCAGGAGTGCAGCCAGGTATTATTCAGTACAGCCTGGATCCCGCTAGAGTCAAGCTTGCAAAGAATAGCCCGGATGACCCAGCTATTTATGATGGCCGCGTAAATGAAGTGAAATTTGACCTGAGCATGGGACTTTGGCTCTACTCCAGAAACTTTTATGCAGGGGTGGCAGGTGCACAGCTAGTACCAAGCAAGCGCCAGTACGTTGCAGACAATACACCCGCTGATAATGATGGTTCGCTGCAGCAGCACTACTACATTACAGGCGGTTACCGGCTAGATGTAGCGCCATATTTCTCTCTTGTGCCTTCAGTGATGGTAAAGGTAGCGCAGCCAAGTCCTGCGTCGGTAGATGCCACAGTAAAGGCACTATACAGCGACAGACTATGGGCCGGTATCACTTATAGACACAAAGAATCAGTAGCAGCTATGGCAGGCATTAATATCAACCACCTGCTAGACCTGGCATACTCCTATGATGCAGGCACCTCACCACTAGGGCAGGCACATGCCGGTAGCCATGAGGTAGTGCTAGGGTTTAAGCTACGAAACTCACGTAAGATAATTTGCCCTGAGTGGGCATGGTAA
- a CDS encoding gliding motility-associated C-terminal domain-containing protein: MLTLARGILCLLLLQLWSALSNYTYAQSNCKPTVTSSGSLCSTGQTILTASDAETYLWSNGATTKSITVTQSGTYSVTTVQADGCEATSDEMVVKNGPDATVADPINFFTGCSYAGNVATFELTIENASTTKETNTRYEINWGDGTRNTYGREFETASHTYTSGGSFKLQVTAYDANGCSSTHEERVFIGSNPSLGISSRGNTNDCAPATFIFDIDKEATKNNSAQTVYTFQFDDGSAPMTFTHANLPSTIEHTFTESSMNKPGSAFTLTATATNPCGTTPATVGGIRVSKGPIADFAVAKPCLNVPVKLTDKTIEGFNANASNASSAGSYVVDWEIFPAQGWEYTSGTSKSKNPWVKFTQPGTYTIRLTATPTGINTKCTSSTIDKVIVVDEAPVADFRLNGDETCSPAIFTTENLSTGGNASYTWRVAPAEGWEFANGTNASTANAAFKFTKSGTYIVTLTASNSCQTSLKETTIVIKDKPRVQLPAQQVYCGPQTIAFSQENPTHAPVYDAQNGTISKYTWSVTGPGVTAFAKGTDAGSANPSINFSEAGTYTVSVVATNECGNSEAATQQIVINPLPELLVTSPKQAICIGESTTITASGADTYTWAPATGLSATTGHTVTANPTETTTYTITGTNSETGCTSTTTFTVEVNPLPVVTVSSDAAEICQGQGVATLTATGADTYTWAPATGLSSATGTTVTATPSETTTYTVTGYNSATGCSSTATLTVTVNPLPEVNAGQDLTVCDDPAPIKLQASPVGGIWSGENVSTDGTFVPNGKGSYVLTYTYTDAKGCTNTDQMTVNVTDVAQAAVDQKELEVCLNTGSFVLGASPAGGKWSGSRYVTEDGTFNPTEVGTYTLTYTYYTGTCFTTDEMVVTVKPLPAAPVVSGIKDICYNTATSLHAEVQVGSINWYDQANGGSLLGTTAAGVAFETGQLTQTTDFFAEHIGANQCASPRTKVTVIVRPEIAAPVVAPVIICGPGKATFVAEGSASKYNWYDASGNMLVAGGKIYEPTVESSTVFYVEAVVGNCAGPRTEARVTVNPVLDNNTITAPEVVCANEPLAISGSEPIGGSGPGSYTYQWMSSLDNGTTFTNIPGATGKNYSTQDGLSMPTQFKRVVYSDGCEITSAAIKVDVIPAFTKNELRAVADICAGQLHEEIQGVVVGGTAPYTYTWYISTDGSTFRKIDNSNTASYRPTEPLQVNTWYKRVVSSGSCPASTSNVVKVTVKPAISKNSITATEVVCEGDAVSLTGQMPEGGNGPGSYTYYWESKTAGGEYQEIPNSRGNNTKDWTADNMTQTTTFRRVVMSGTCAVSTSDPVTVTVNPKLLNLITGTQEICQGGTPTLLASLTPTTGGEEGKYSYTWEYKSEGDANFMPASGNNTRADGSYQPGSLSKTTLFRRKVTSGGCVSYSEPVKVTVNAPIENYNIKASQSIYAGTKPAMLTGLNTAPIKGGNGHYSYRWEFSTDGKNFDPAEGNNQTADYTFPRGLYTDTWYRRVVISGGCEAVSNEVLISVIAEIANNVIKSDQTICIGSVPARLEGEVPKGGEGNFNYRWEMSTKGDKTGFVTAQGYNGSPNDEQHFQPGPVSQNTWFRRVATSGAYTDISSPILITVTAALSNNVVLSNTQTVCSGEAPAPLVGSEPTGGSGAPAYLWEYSSTRDGIYKPASGQNNRKDYTPYPLTENTWFRRVVTSASCGSITSNAVEVKVTPLPDMPVTQGASICAGLSTTLTAKGKGGRLEWYASAAGGDPVATGNTFRTPALYHTTTYYVQEVQSCASKRQAVTVQVTEPALSAGPDVTIIKGRSTQLQASGGLTYTWAPAEGMDNPNIANPTVTPEKTTVYTVTATTEGGCTFSDEVVVTVLPFIDIPNTFTPNQDGINDTWEIENIDKYTNCKVQIFNQWGNMVFSSDGYKQPWDGRQNGNPLPMATYYYIIKLDQNEKPLTGSITIVK, from the coding sequence ATGCTAACCCTCGCTAGAGGCATTTTATGTCTGCTCCTGCTGCAGCTTTGGAGTGCCTTATCAAACTACACCTACGCTCAATCTAACTGTAAACCAACTGTTACTTCCTCGGGCAGCCTTTGCAGCACGGGTCAAACCATACTTACAGCCAGCGATGCCGAAACCTATCTCTGGTCTAACGGCGCCACTACAAAAAGCATCACCGTTACGCAGAGCGGCACCTACAGTGTCACAACTGTTCAGGCAGATGGCTGCGAAGCTACCTCGGATGAGATGGTCGTAAAGAATGGTCCTGACGCCACTGTGGCCGACCCTATCAATTTCTTTACAGGTTGTAGCTATGCCGGCAACGTCGCCACATTTGAGCTGACCATTGAGAACGCCTCCACCACGAAAGAGACAAACACCCGCTATGAGATAAACTGGGGCGATGGCACCAGAAACACCTATGGCCGTGAGTTTGAAACCGCTAGCCACACCTATACTTCCGGTGGTTCTTTTAAGCTACAGGTAACTGCTTATGATGCCAATGGCTGCAGCAGCACCCATGAGGAGCGTGTATTTATTGGCAGTAATCCAAGTCTTGGTATTTCCAGCCGTGGTAACACCAACGACTGTGCCCCTGCCACTTTCATCTTTGATATTGATAAGGAGGCAACCAAAAACAACTCTGCCCAAACTGTTTATACTTTCCAGTTTGATGACGGCTCGGCACCGATGACATTCACACATGCCAACCTGCCATCAACCATTGAGCATACTTTTACAGAGTCTTCGATGAACAAGCCTGGCAGTGCTTTTACGCTTACTGCCACTGCCACGAACCCTTGCGGCACTACCCCAGCCACTGTAGGTGGTATCAGGGTGTCCAAAGGACCTATTGCTGATTTTGCCGTTGCCAAGCCTTGCTTGAACGTACCGGTTAAATTAACTGATAAGACTATTGAAGGTTTCAACGCCAACGCCAGCAATGCCAGCAGCGCAGGAAGCTATGTAGTAGACTGGGAAATTTTCCCTGCACAAGGCTGGGAGTATACTTCTGGTACCAGCAAATCAAAGAATCCATGGGTAAAATTTACCCAACCAGGTACCTACACTATCCGCCTTACCGCCACCCCAACAGGTATCAATACCAAATGTACTTCCAGTACTATTGATAAGGTAATTGTAGTAGATGAGGCCCCTGTAGCTGACTTTAGGTTAAATGGTGATGAGACCTGTTCTCCAGCCATCTTCACAACAGAAAACCTGTCTACTGGTGGCAATGCCAGTTATACTTGGCGTGTAGCACCGGCTGAAGGTTGGGAGTTTGCCAACGGTACAAACGCAAGCACTGCAAACGCGGCTTTCAAGTTCACTAAGTCTGGCACTTATATAGTAACACTTACAGCCAGCAACAGCTGCCAGACTTCTCTCAAAGAAACTACAATTGTTATAAAAGATAAGCCGCGCGTTCAACTGCCGGCACAACAGGTATACTGCGGTCCGCAAACTATAGCTTTCTCCCAGGAGAACCCAACTCATGCCCCTGTTTATGATGCACAAAACGGCACCATCAGCAAGTATACTTGGTCTGTAACAGGTCCTGGGGTAACAGCATTTGCCAAAGGCACAGATGCTGGATCAGCTAACCCTAGCATCAACTTTAGCGAGGCTGGTACTTATACGGTAAGCGTAGTAGCTACCAATGAGTGTGGTAATTCAGAAGCTGCAACGCAACAGATCGTGATTAACCCACTGCCAGAGCTGCTGGTAACATCTCCTAAACAGGCTATCTGTATTGGCGAGAGCACCACTATTACTGCATCTGGAGCAGATACTTATACCTGGGCACCAGCAACCGGCCTGAGCGCTACAACTGGTCATACAGTTACAGCCAACCCTACAGAGACAACTACCTATACTATTACTGGCACTAACTCAGAAACCGGCTGTACCAGCACAACCACCTTTACAGTTGAGGTTAACCCTCTCCCAGTCGTAACGGTTAGTTCAGACGCGGCTGAGATATGCCAGGGCCAGGGAGTGGCTACACTCACTGCTACTGGTGCCGATACGTATACCTGGGCTCCGGCTACAGGCTTAAGCTCTGCTACCGGAACTACCGTAACAGCCACACCATCCGAAACGACTACATACACAGTAACTGGCTACAACAGCGCTACTGGCTGCAGCAGCACAGCTACGTTAACTGTTACAGTAAACCCACTGCCAGAGGTAAATGCTGGCCAAGATTTAACTGTCTGCGATGATCCAGCGCCTATCAAACTACAGGCAAGCCCTGTAGGAGGCATCTGGAGCGGGGAGAATGTGAGCACCGACGGCACTTTTGTGCCAAATGGCAAAGGATCCTATGTGCTTACCTACACCTATACTGATGCCAAAGGCTGTACTAACACTGATCAGATGACGGTGAATGTAACAGACGTCGCGCAGGCAGCAGTAGATCAAAAAGAGCTAGAGGTTTGCCTGAATACCGGTTCGTTTGTACTTGGCGCGAGCCCTGCTGGCGGCAAGTGGAGCGGTTCCCGTTATGTAACTGAGGACGGCACCTTTAACCCGACAGAGGTAGGCACCTACACCCTTACTTATACTTACTACACAGGCACCTGCTTTACCACCGATGAAATGGTGGTAACTGTTAAACCACTGCCAGCGGCACCAGTTGTTTCAGGTATCAAAGATATCTGCTACAACACAGCTACTTCACTGCATGCTGAGGTACAAGTTGGCAGCATCAATTGGTACGACCAGGCAAATGGAGGCTCGCTACTAGGCACAACAGCTGCAGGAGTGGCTTTCGAAACAGGTCAACTTACTCAAACAACCGATTTCTTTGCGGAACACATTGGCGCAAACCAGTGTGCCAGCCCGCGCACAAAGGTAACCGTGATCGTAAGGCCAGAAATTGCTGCTCCAGTAGTAGCACCAGTTATTATCTGCGGTCCGGGCAAAGCAACATTTGTAGCAGAGGGCTCTGCCAGCAAGTATAACTGGTATGATGCTAGTGGCAACATGTTAGTAGCTGGCGGCAAAATTTACGAACCTACTGTAGAGAGCAGCACCGTGTTCTATGTAGAGGCTGTGGTTGGAAACTGCGCAGGCCCACGTACTGAAGCACGCGTAACTGTAAACCCTGTACTTGATAATAATACTATTACTGCCCCAGAAGTAGTTTGCGCCAACGAACCTTTAGCCATCTCAGGCTCTGAGCCGATTGGTGGCAGTGGCCCCGGCTCCTATACTTACCAGTGGATGAGTAGCCTGGATAATGGCACCACGTTCACTAATATACCTGGAGCTACAGGCAAAAACTATAGCACTCAGGATGGGCTTAGCATGCCAACACAGTTCAAGCGTGTGGTTTATTCTGACGGATGCGAGATAACTTCTGCAGCTATAAAAGTGGATGTAATTCCAGCCTTCACCAAGAATGAATTGAGAGCAGTAGCAGATATCTGCGCTGGGCAGCTTCACGAAGAAATACAAGGTGTGGTTGTAGGTGGCACAGCCCCTTATACTTATACCTGGTATATCAGTACAGACGGCAGCACATTCAGAAAGATTGATAACAGCAACACGGCCAGCTACAGGCCAACTGAACCGCTGCAGGTTAACACCTGGTATAAGCGCGTAGTGAGCTCCGGCTCCTGCCCTGCCAGCACCAGCAATGTTGTTAAAGTAACGGTAAAGCCAGCCATCAGCAAGAACAGCATTACAGCTACTGAAGTTGTGTGTGAGGGCGATGCAGTTAGCTTAACCGGCCAGATGCCAGAAGGCGGTAACGGACCGGGCAGCTATACTTACTACTGGGAGTCAAAGACTGCTGGCGGAGAGTACCAGGAGATTCCGAACAGCCGAGGCAATAACACGAAAGACTGGACTGCCGATAACATGACGCAGACCACCACTTTCCGCAGGGTAGTAATGTCTGGCACTTGCGCCGTTAGCACTAGCGATCCGGTGACGGTTACAGTTAACCCTAAGCTCCTGAACCTGATTACAGGCACTCAGGAAATATGCCAGGGTGGTACACCAACACTTCTTGCCAGCCTCACCCCTACTACTGGTGGTGAAGAGGGCAAGTATAGCTATACCTGGGAGTATAAGTCTGAGGGAGATGCCAACTTTATGCCAGCATCGGGCAACAATACCCGTGCAGATGGCAGCTACCAGCCAGGAAGCTTGAGCAAGACAACACTATTCCGCCGTAAAGTTACCTCTGGCGGCTGTGTTAGCTACTCTGAGCCTGTAAAAGTTACAGTTAACGCTCCTATTGAAAACTACAATATCAAAGCTTCTCAAAGCATTTACGCTGGCACCAAGCCTGCTATGCTAACTGGCCTTAATACTGCTCCAATAAAAGGCGGTAACGGACACTACAGCTACCGCTGGGAATTTAGCACAGACGGTAAAAACTTTGATCCAGCCGAAGGCAACAACCAGACTGCTGACTATACCTTCCCAAGGGGACTGTACACTGACACCTGGTACCGCCGAGTAGTAATTTCAGGTGGTTGCGAGGCTGTATCTAATGAGGTACTGATATCTGTTATCGCTGAGATTGCAAATAACGTGATCAAGTCTGACCAAACAATCTGTATTGGCAGTGTACCAGCCAGACTAGAGGGCGAGGTACCAAAAGGCGGAGAAGGAAACTTCAACTACCGCTGGGAAATGAGCACCAAAGGCGACAAAACTGGTTTCGTGACAGCTCAAGGCTATAATGGCTCTCCAAATGATGAGCAGCACTTCCAGCCAGGGCCTGTAAGCCAGAATACCTGGTTCCGTCGTGTGGCCACATCTGGTGCCTATACAGATATTAGCAGTCCAATATTGATTACAGTGACGGCTGCTCTGAGCAATAACGTGGTGCTGTCTAATACACAGACAGTTTGCTCTGGCGAAGCCCCTGCCCCACTTGTTGGTTCTGAGCCAACTGGCGGAAGCGGAGCTCCAGCTTACCTGTGGGAGTACAGCAGCACGCGCGACGGCATCTATAAACCGGCTTCGGGCCAGAACAACAGAAAAGATTATACACCTTACCCATTAACTGAGAACACCTGGTTCAGACGTGTGGTAACTTCTGCCTCATGCGGGTCTATAACAAGTAACGCTGTAGAAGTAAAGGTAACGCCTCTACCAGACATGCCAGTGACACAGGGAGCCAGCATTTGCGCCGGCCTGAGCACGACACTTACAGCTAAAGGTAAAGGTGGCAGACTGGAGTGGTATGCCAGTGCGGCAGGTGGAGACCCTGTGGCAACAGGAAATACGTTCAGAACGCCAGCACTCTACCACACCACTACATATTATGTACAGGAAGTGCAGAGCTGTGCCAGCAAGCGCCAGGCAGTAACAGTACAGGTAACAGAGCCTGCACTAAGTGCCGGTCCGGATGTGACGATCATCAAAGGCCGAAGTACACAGCTGCAGGCTAGCGGAGGCTTAACTTATACCTGGGCTCCGGCAGAAGGAATGGACAACCCGAACATCGCGAACCCAACTGTTACACCAGAGAAAACCACGGTATACACAGTAACGGCAACTACAGAGGGTGGCTGTACTTTCTCTGATGAGGTGGTAGTAACGGTACTTCCTTTTATAGACATTCCGAACACCTTTACACCTAACCAGGATGGTATCAACGATACATGGGAAATTGAGAACATCGACAAGTACACCAACTGTAAAGTGCAGATATTTAACCAGTGGGGTAACATGGTGTTTAGCTCGGATGGCTATAAACAACCATGGGATGGCCGCCAGAATGGCAACCCACTGCCAATGGCAACATACTACTACATCATAAAATTAGATCAGAACGAAAAACCATTAACTGGCAGCATAACCATCGTTAAATAA